The following proteins are co-located in the Phaenicophaeus curvirostris isolate KB17595 chromosome 12, BPBGC_Pcur_1.0, whole genome shotgun sequence genome:
- the CTXN2 gene encoding cortexin-2 — protein sequence MMSSNYCSNTSASMSVNEMSAFPLTLEQKTGFAFVGILCVFLGLLIIRCFKILLDPYSSMPSSTWEDEVEGLDKGTFEYALA from the coding sequence ATGATGAGCAGTAATTACTGCAGCAACACTTCAGCCAGCATGAGTGTCAACGAAATGTCTGCCTTCCCTCTGACATTAGAGCAAAAAACTGGCTTTGCCTTTGTGGggattttgtgtgttttcttggGACTTCTAATTATCAGATGCTTCAAAATCTTGCTAGACCCCTACAGCAGTATGCCTTCTTCTACGTGGGAGGATGAAGTTGAGGGGTTGGATAAAGGAACATTTGAATATGCTCTTGCATGA